A genome region from Gambusia affinis linkage group LG24, SWU_Gaff_1.0, whole genome shotgun sequence includes the following:
- the LOC122826920 gene encoding double-stranded RNA-specific editase 1-like isoform X1, whose amino-acid sequence MALLLDVAAHCCLIRRRFRRRRKKRSERKGGSGNRPTRTQQRQPITEGMETQSMSSCSTDVKENHNLDNLFSKEGVASVAVQPSSGRTGRGRKRPLAEGNNGRTHCKYWPKKRKKVSGPIVPKNALMQLNEIKPGLQYKLLSQSGPIHAPVFVMTVKVNGQVFDGSGQTKKKAKLNAAEKALRSFVQFPNASEAHMAMGRTLAVHTDFTSDQGDFPDELFNAFETSRALGDPLYLAPNSRRSFTTLGIENPLLPPPTSNIVQSPLTPNPFAFTSLTSGKNPVMILNEMRPGLKYNTVSESGESHAKNFVMSVTVDAQNFQGSGRNKRLAKARAAQAALSVLFHIELDQVSSRQPIPKEGLQLHQPQVLADAVSRLVVEKFSELTDNFTSPHARRKVLAGVVMTTGSDVKEAQVICVSTGTKCINGEYMSDRGLALNDCHAEIIARRSLIRFLYSQLEHALSPNEGDHHKSIFSCCDDKQGFRLNENVQFHLYISTSPCGDARIFSPHEAAVEDQSDRHPNRKARGQLRTKIESGEGTIPVRSGTTIQTWDGVLQGERLLTMSCSDKIARWNVVGFQGSLMTYFTQPIYFSSIILGSLYHADHLSRAMYQRLTEMEVLPLPFSLNKPLLSGISNTEARQPGKAPNFSVNWTIGDQGLEVINATTGKDDLGRPSRLCKHALYTRWIDLHIKLSSTLRIQTLQPRSYHEAKQAAVQYHSAKQTLFKAFLKAGLGAWVKKPVEQDQFSFSNCV is encoded by the exons GTGGATCAGGGAACCGGCCGACCCGAACCCAGCAGAGGCAGCCCATCACAGAGGGGATGGAAACACAAAGCATGA GTTCATGCAGCACAGATGTTAAGGAAAATCACAACTTGGACAACCTCTTCTCAAAAGAAGGGGTTGCATCTGTTGCTGTTCAGCCGAGCAGTGGAAGGACGGGCAGAGGTAGGAAACGTCCCTTAGCGGAGGGTAACAATGGCCGCACACATTGCAAGTACTGGCCGAAAAAGCGTAAAAAGGTCTCAGGACCCATTGTGCCCAAGAATGCCCTCATGCAGCTGAATGAGATAAAGCCCGGACTTCAATACAAGCTGCTTTCTCAGTCTGGCCCAATCCATGCGCCTGTGTTTGTGATGACTGTGAAGGTCAATGGGCAGGTATTTGACGGCTCAGGTCAGACAAAAAAGAAGGCCAAGCTAAACGCTGCGGAGAAGGCCCTGCGTTCCTTTGTCCAGTTCCCTAATGCGTCTGAAGCCCACATGGCCATGGGTCGGACTCTGGCTGTTCACACAGACTTCACCTCAGACCAGGGGGACTTTCCTGATGAGCTCTTCAATGCCTTTGAGACATCCAGAGCTTTAGGTGACCCGTTATACCTGGCCCCCAACAGCAGGAGATCTTTCACTACTCTGGGAATAGAAAACCCATTGCTCCCTCCCCCTACCTCAAACATTGTTCAGTCTCCTCTAACCCCAAATCCATTTGCCTTCACTTCCTTGACAAGTGGCAAGAACCCTGTAATGATTCTTAATGAGATGAGGCCAGGACTCAAATATAATACTGTGTCTGAGAGCGGGGAGAGCCATGCCAAAAACTTTGTCATGTCAGTGACAGTGGACGCTCAGAACTTCCAGGGTTCTGGGCGGAACAAGAGGCTGGCCAAAGCTCGAGCTGCCCAGGCTGCCCTGTCTGTACTCTTTCATATTGAGCTGGACCAGGTATCGTCCCGGCAACCCATACCCAAAGAGGGATTGCAGCTTCATCAACCACAG GTCCTGGCTGACGCCGTCTCTCGTTTGGTTGTCGAAAAGTTCAGTGAACTAACTGATAACTTCACATCTCCACATGCTCGAAGGAAAGTCTTGGCAGGTGTCGTCATGACAACAg GTTCAGATGTAAAGGAGGCACAGGTTATCTGTGTATCCACAGGGACAAAGTGCATCAATGGTGAATACATGAGTGACAGAGGACTAGCCCTGAATGACTGCCATGCTGAAATTATAGCTCGGCGCTCTCTCATCAGGTTCCTGTACTCCCAACTGGAACACGCCCTCAG TCCCAATGAAGGGGATCATCACAAATCTATCTTCAGCTGCTGTGATGACAAACAAGGTTtcagactgaatgaaaatgtcCAGTTCCACCTGTACATCAGCACCTCCCCCTGTGGCGACGCCCGCATCTTTTCACCTCACGAAGCTGCTGTAGAAG ATCAGAGCGACAGACACCCTAACAGGAAAGCCCGCGGGCAGCTGCGGACTAAGATTGAGTCTGGTGAAGGAACCATCCCAGTGCGCTCTGGTACCACCATTCAGACATGGGACGGGGTTCTTCAGGGTGAGAGGCTACTCACCATGTCCTGCAGTGACAAGATTGCCAG GTGGAATGTGGTTGGATTCCAAGGCTCTTTGATGACCTACTTCACTCAGCCCATCTACTTCTCCAGCATCATCCTGGGCAGCTTGTACCATGCGGACCATCTGTCCAGAGCCATGTACCAGAGACTTACTGAGATGGAGGTGCTACCGCTACCTTTCAGCTTGAACAAGCCTCTGCTCAGTG GAATTAGTAACACAGAGGCTCGTCAGCCTGGAAAAGCCCCAAACTTCAGCGTGAACTGGACCATCGGAGACCAGGGTTTGGAGGTGATTAACGCCACCACAGGGAAGGATGACCTAGGCCGACCCTCGAGACTCTGCAAGCATGCTCTGTACACCCGCTGGATTGACTTGCACATCAAG CTGTCGTCCACCCTGCGCATTCAAACACTGCAGCCCCGGAGCTACCATGAAGCTAAGCAGGCCGCAGTGCAGTACCACTCTGCCAAGCAGACTCTCTTCAAAGCCTTCCTCAAGGCCGGACTTGGGGCCTGGGTTAAGAAACCTGTAGAGCAAGACCAGTTCTCTTTCAGCAATTGTGTGTGA
- the LOC122826920 gene encoding double-stranded RNA-specific editase 1-like isoform X2, with protein MALLLDVAAHCCLIRRRFRRRRKKRSERKGGSGNRPTRTQQRQPITEGMETQSMSSCSTDVKENHNLDNLFSKEGVASVAVQPSSGRTGRGRKRPLAEGNNGRTHCKYWPKKRKKVSGPIVPKNALMQLNEIKPGLQYKLLSQSGPIHAPVFVMTVKVNGQVFDGSGQTKKKAKLNAAEKALRSFVQFPNASEAHMAMGRTLAVHTDFTSDQGDFPDELFNAFETSRALGDPLYLAPNSRRSFTTLGIENPLLPPPTSNIVQSPLTPNPFAFTSLTSGKNPVMILNEMRPGLKYNTVSESGESHAKNFVMSVTVDAQNFQGSGRNKRLAKARAAQAALSVLFHIELDQVSSRQPIPKEGLQLHQPQVLADAVSRLVVEKFSELTDNFTSPHARRKVLAGVVMTTGSDVKEAQVICVSTGTKCINGEYMSDRGLALNDCHAEIIARRSLIRFLYSQLEHALSPNEGDHHKSIFSCCDDKQGFRLNENVQFHLYISTSPCGDARIFSPHEAAVEDQSDRHPNRKARGQLRTKIESGEGTIPVRSGTTIQTWDGVLQGERLLTMSCSDKIARWNVVGFQGSLMTYFTQPIYFSSIILGSLYHADHLSRAMYQRLTEMEVLPLPFSLNKPLLSGNRCHTYILERWPRLDLESYYSATLRSNPSSTPQNQMNDSLPDLCRAKGLLMEELVTQRLVSLEKPQTSA; from the exons GTGGATCAGGGAACCGGCCGACCCGAACCCAGCAGAGGCAGCCCATCACAGAGGGGATGGAAACACAAAGCATGA GTTCATGCAGCACAGATGTTAAGGAAAATCACAACTTGGACAACCTCTTCTCAAAAGAAGGGGTTGCATCTGTTGCTGTTCAGCCGAGCAGTGGAAGGACGGGCAGAGGTAGGAAACGTCCCTTAGCGGAGGGTAACAATGGCCGCACACATTGCAAGTACTGGCCGAAAAAGCGTAAAAAGGTCTCAGGACCCATTGTGCCCAAGAATGCCCTCATGCAGCTGAATGAGATAAAGCCCGGACTTCAATACAAGCTGCTTTCTCAGTCTGGCCCAATCCATGCGCCTGTGTTTGTGATGACTGTGAAGGTCAATGGGCAGGTATTTGACGGCTCAGGTCAGACAAAAAAGAAGGCCAAGCTAAACGCTGCGGAGAAGGCCCTGCGTTCCTTTGTCCAGTTCCCTAATGCGTCTGAAGCCCACATGGCCATGGGTCGGACTCTGGCTGTTCACACAGACTTCACCTCAGACCAGGGGGACTTTCCTGATGAGCTCTTCAATGCCTTTGAGACATCCAGAGCTTTAGGTGACCCGTTATACCTGGCCCCCAACAGCAGGAGATCTTTCACTACTCTGGGAATAGAAAACCCATTGCTCCCTCCCCCTACCTCAAACATTGTTCAGTCTCCTCTAACCCCAAATCCATTTGCCTTCACTTCCTTGACAAGTGGCAAGAACCCTGTAATGATTCTTAATGAGATGAGGCCAGGACTCAAATATAATACTGTGTCTGAGAGCGGGGAGAGCCATGCCAAAAACTTTGTCATGTCAGTGACAGTGGACGCTCAGAACTTCCAGGGTTCTGGGCGGAACAAGAGGCTGGCCAAAGCTCGAGCTGCCCAGGCTGCCCTGTCTGTACTCTTTCATATTGAGCTGGACCAGGTATCGTCCCGGCAACCCATACCCAAAGAGGGATTGCAGCTTCATCAACCACAG GTCCTGGCTGACGCCGTCTCTCGTTTGGTTGTCGAAAAGTTCAGTGAACTAACTGATAACTTCACATCTCCACATGCTCGAAGGAAAGTCTTGGCAGGTGTCGTCATGACAACAg GTTCAGATGTAAAGGAGGCACAGGTTATCTGTGTATCCACAGGGACAAAGTGCATCAATGGTGAATACATGAGTGACAGAGGACTAGCCCTGAATGACTGCCATGCTGAAATTATAGCTCGGCGCTCTCTCATCAGGTTCCTGTACTCCCAACTGGAACACGCCCTCAG TCCCAATGAAGGGGATCATCACAAATCTATCTTCAGCTGCTGTGATGACAAACAAGGTTtcagactgaatgaaaatgtcCAGTTCCACCTGTACATCAGCACCTCCCCCTGTGGCGACGCCCGCATCTTTTCACCTCACGAAGCTGCTGTAGAAG ATCAGAGCGACAGACACCCTAACAGGAAAGCCCGCGGGCAGCTGCGGACTAAGATTGAGTCTGGTGAAGGAACCATCCCAGTGCGCTCTGGTACCACCATTCAGACATGGGACGGGGTTCTTCAGGGTGAGAGGCTACTCACCATGTCCTGCAGTGACAAGATTGCCAG GTGGAATGTGGTTGGATTCCAAGGCTCTTTGATGACCTACTTCACTCAGCCCATCTACTTCTCCAGCATCATCCTGGGCAGCTTGTACCATGCGGACCATCTGTCCAGAGCCATGTACCAGAGACTTACTGAGATGGAGGTGCTACCGCTACCTTTCAGCTTGAACAAGCCTCTGCTCAGTGGTAACAGATGTCATACTTACATCCTAGAGAGGTGGCCACGTCTGGACCTTGAGAGCTACTATTCTGCTACTCTTAGAAGCAATCCTTCTTCAACACCCCAGAATCAAATGAATGATTCATTACCAGACCTCTGTAGAGCTAAAGGTCTGCTGATGGAG GAATTAGTAACACAGAGGCTCGTCAGCCTGGAAAAGCCCCAAACTTCAGCGTGA
- the LOC122826920 gene encoding double-stranded RNA-specific editase 1-like isoform X4 yields the protein MALLLDVAAHCCLIRRRFRRRRKKRSERKGGSGNRPTRTQQRQPITEGMETQSMSSCSTDVKENHNLDNLFSKEGVASVAVQPSSGRTGRGRKRPLAEGNNGRTHCKYWPKKRKKVSGPIVPKNALMQLNEIKPGLQYKLLSQSGPIHAPVFVMTVKVNGQVFDGSGQTKKKAKLNAAEKALRSFVQFPNASEAHMAMGRTLAVHTDFTSDQGDFPDELFNAFETSRALGDPLYLAPNSRRSFTTLGIENPLLPPPTSNIVQSPLTPNPFAFTSLTSGKNPVMILNEMRPGLKYNTVSESGESHAKNFVMSVTVDAQNFQGSGRNKRLAKARAAQAALSVLFHIELDQVSSRQPIPKEGLQLHQPQVLADAVSRLVVEKFSELTDNFTSPHARRKVLAGVVMTTGSDVKEAQVICVSTGTKCINGEYMSDRGLALNDCHAEIIARRSLIRFLYSQLEHALSPNEGDHHKSIFSCCDDKQGFRLNENVQFHLYISTSPCGDARIFSPHEAAVEDQSDRHPNRKARGQLRTKIESGEGTIPVRSGTTIQTWDGVLQGERLLTMSCSDKIARWNVVGFQGSLMTYFTQPIYFSSIILGSLYHADHLSRAMYQRLTEMEELVTQRLVSLEKPQTSA from the exons GTGGATCAGGGAACCGGCCGACCCGAACCCAGCAGAGGCAGCCCATCACAGAGGGGATGGAAACACAAAGCATGA GTTCATGCAGCACAGATGTTAAGGAAAATCACAACTTGGACAACCTCTTCTCAAAAGAAGGGGTTGCATCTGTTGCTGTTCAGCCGAGCAGTGGAAGGACGGGCAGAGGTAGGAAACGTCCCTTAGCGGAGGGTAACAATGGCCGCACACATTGCAAGTACTGGCCGAAAAAGCGTAAAAAGGTCTCAGGACCCATTGTGCCCAAGAATGCCCTCATGCAGCTGAATGAGATAAAGCCCGGACTTCAATACAAGCTGCTTTCTCAGTCTGGCCCAATCCATGCGCCTGTGTTTGTGATGACTGTGAAGGTCAATGGGCAGGTATTTGACGGCTCAGGTCAGACAAAAAAGAAGGCCAAGCTAAACGCTGCGGAGAAGGCCCTGCGTTCCTTTGTCCAGTTCCCTAATGCGTCTGAAGCCCACATGGCCATGGGTCGGACTCTGGCTGTTCACACAGACTTCACCTCAGACCAGGGGGACTTTCCTGATGAGCTCTTCAATGCCTTTGAGACATCCAGAGCTTTAGGTGACCCGTTATACCTGGCCCCCAACAGCAGGAGATCTTTCACTACTCTGGGAATAGAAAACCCATTGCTCCCTCCCCCTACCTCAAACATTGTTCAGTCTCCTCTAACCCCAAATCCATTTGCCTTCACTTCCTTGACAAGTGGCAAGAACCCTGTAATGATTCTTAATGAGATGAGGCCAGGACTCAAATATAATACTGTGTCTGAGAGCGGGGAGAGCCATGCCAAAAACTTTGTCATGTCAGTGACAGTGGACGCTCAGAACTTCCAGGGTTCTGGGCGGAACAAGAGGCTGGCCAAAGCTCGAGCTGCCCAGGCTGCCCTGTCTGTACTCTTTCATATTGAGCTGGACCAGGTATCGTCCCGGCAACCCATACCCAAAGAGGGATTGCAGCTTCATCAACCACAG GTCCTGGCTGACGCCGTCTCTCGTTTGGTTGTCGAAAAGTTCAGTGAACTAACTGATAACTTCACATCTCCACATGCTCGAAGGAAAGTCTTGGCAGGTGTCGTCATGACAACAg GTTCAGATGTAAAGGAGGCACAGGTTATCTGTGTATCCACAGGGACAAAGTGCATCAATGGTGAATACATGAGTGACAGAGGACTAGCCCTGAATGACTGCCATGCTGAAATTATAGCTCGGCGCTCTCTCATCAGGTTCCTGTACTCCCAACTGGAACACGCCCTCAG TCCCAATGAAGGGGATCATCACAAATCTATCTTCAGCTGCTGTGATGACAAACAAGGTTtcagactgaatgaaaatgtcCAGTTCCACCTGTACATCAGCACCTCCCCCTGTGGCGACGCCCGCATCTTTTCACCTCACGAAGCTGCTGTAGAAG ATCAGAGCGACAGACACCCTAACAGGAAAGCCCGCGGGCAGCTGCGGACTAAGATTGAGTCTGGTGAAGGAACCATCCCAGTGCGCTCTGGTACCACCATTCAGACATGGGACGGGGTTCTTCAGGGTGAGAGGCTACTCACCATGTCCTGCAGTGACAAGATTGCCAG GTGGAATGTGGTTGGATTCCAAGGCTCTTTGATGACCTACTTCACTCAGCCCATCTACTTCTCCAGCATCATCCTGGGCAGCTTGTACCATGCGGACCATCTGTCCAGAGCCATGTACCAGAGACTTACTGAGATGGAG GAATTAGTAACACAGAGGCTCGTCAGCCTGGAAAAGCCCCAAACTTCAGCGTGA
- the LOC122826920 gene encoding double-stranded RNA-specific editase 1-like isoform X3: protein MALLLDVAAHCCLIRRRFRRRRKKRSERKGGSGNRPTRTQQRQPITEGMETQSMSSCSTDVKENHNLDNLFSKEGVASVAVQPSSGRTGRGRKRPLAEGNNGRTHCKYWPKKRKKVSGPIVPKNALMQLNEIKPGLQYKLLSQSGPIHAPVFVMTVKVNGQVFDGSGQTKKKAKLNAAEKALRSFVQFPNASEAHMAMGRTLAVHTDFTSDQGDFPDELFNAFETSRALGDPLYLAPNSRRSFTTLGIENPLLPPPTSNIVQSPLTPNPFAFTSLTSGKNPVMILNEMRPGLKYNTVSESGESHAKNFVMSVTVDAQNFQGSGRNKRLAKARAAQAALSVLFHIELDQVSSRQPIPKEGLQLHQPQVLADAVSRLVVEKFSELTDNFTSPHARRKVLAGVVMTTGSDVKEAQVICVSTGTKCINGEYMSDRGLALNDCHAEIIARRSLIRFLYSQLEHALSPNEGDHHKSIFSCCDDKQGFRLNENVQFHLYISTSPCGDARIFSPHEAAVEDQSDRHPNRKARGQLRTKIESGEGTIPVRSGTTIQTWDGVLQGERLLTMSCSDKIARWNVVGFQGSLMTYFTQPIYFSSIILGSLYHADHLSRAMYQRLTEMERGGHVWTLRATILLLLEAILLQHPRIK, encoded by the exons GTGGATCAGGGAACCGGCCGACCCGAACCCAGCAGAGGCAGCCCATCACAGAGGGGATGGAAACACAAAGCATGA GTTCATGCAGCACAGATGTTAAGGAAAATCACAACTTGGACAACCTCTTCTCAAAAGAAGGGGTTGCATCTGTTGCTGTTCAGCCGAGCAGTGGAAGGACGGGCAGAGGTAGGAAACGTCCCTTAGCGGAGGGTAACAATGGCCGCACACATTGCAAGTACTGGCCGAAAAAGCGTAAAAAGGTCTCAGGACCCATTGTGCCCAAGAATGCCCTCATGCAGCTGAATGAGATAAAGCCCGGACTTCAATACAAGCTGCTTTCTCAGTCTGGCCCAATCCATGCGCCTGTGTTTGTGATGACTGTGAAGGTCAATGGGCAGGTATTTGACGGCTCAGGTCAGACAAAAAAGAAGGCCAAGCTAAACGCTGCGGAGAAGGCCCTGCGTTCCTTTGTCCAGTTCCCTAATGCGTCTGAAGCCCACATGGCCATGGGTCGGACTCTGGCTGTTCACACAGACTTCACCTCAGACCAGGGGGACTTTCCTGATGAGCTCTTCAATGCCTTTGAGACATCCAGAGCTTTAGGTGACCCGTTATACCTGGCCCCCAACAGCAGGAGATCTTTCACTACTCTGGGAATAGAAAACCCATTGCTCCCTCCCCCTACCTCAAACATTGTTCAGTCTCCTCTAACCCCAAATCCATTTGCCTTCACTTCCTTGACAAGTGGCAAGAACCCTGTAATGATTCTTAATGAGATGAGGCCAGGACTCAAATATAATACTGTGTCTGAGAGCGGGGAGAGCCATGCCAAAAACTTTGTCATGTCAGTGACAGTGGACGCTCAGAACTTCCAGGGTTCTGGGCGGAACAAGAGGCTGGCCAAAGCTCGAGCTGCCCAGGCTGCCCTGTCTGTACTCTTTCATATTGAGCTGGACCAGGTATCGTCCCGGCAACCCATACCCAAAGAGGGATTGCAGCTTCATCAACCACAG GTCCTGGCTGACGCCGTCTCTCGTTTGGTTGTCGAAAAGTTCAGTGAACTAACTGATAACTTCACATCTCCACATGCTCGAAGGAAAGTCTTGGCAGGTGTCGTCATGACAACAg GTTCAGATGTAAAGGAGGCACAGGTTATCTGTGTATCCACAGGGACAAAGTGCATCAATGGTGAATACATGAGTGACAGAGGACTAGCCCTGAATGACTGCCATGCTGAAATTATAGCTCGGCGCTCTCTCATCAGGTTCCTGTACTCCCAACTGGAACACGCCCTCAG TCCCAATGAAGGGGATCATCACAAATCTATCTTCAGCTGCTGTGATGACAAACAAGGTTtcagactgaatgaaaatgtcCAGTTCCACCTGTACATCAGCACCTCCCCCTGTGGCGACGCCCGCATCTTTTCACCTCACGAAGCTGCTGTAGAAG ATCAGAGCGACAGACACCCTAACAGGAAAGCCCGCGGGCAGCTGCGGACTAAGATTGAGTCTGGTGAAGGAACCATCCCAGTGCGCTCTGGTACCACCATTCAGACATGGGACGGGGTTCTTCAGGGTGAGAGGCTACTCACCATGTCCTGCAGTGACAAGATTGCCAG GTGGAATGTGGTTGGATTCCAAGGCTCTTTGATGACCTACTTCACTCAGCCCATCTACTTCTCCAGCATCATCCTGGGCAGCTTGTACCATGCGGACCATCTGTCCAGAGCCATGTACCAGAGACTTACTGAGATGGAG AGAGGTGGCCACGTCTGGACCTTGAGAGCTACTATTCTGCTACTCTTAGAAGCAATCCTTCTTCAACACCCCAGAATCAAATGA